In Gallus gallus isolate bGalGal1 chromosome 8, bGalGal1.mat.broiler.GRCg7b, whole genome shotgun sequence, one DNA window encodes the following:
- the LOC107053955 gene encoding uncharacterized protein LOC107053955 isoform X1: protein MCRGTGRLPGSPGATGRLRGATPALCQQLQVCMPPGGEGLSADLPCPSSFQVLNPDRFIDASSPPFDSLEVNIRRVPSSNTKPVISSITGSQLLPFSKHPAPQKPVSIISVSNRALDDDSAGGTGRLRPAEPRPRHGGGGAAPSSAARGRRNRAAAAGPEPGAPLPRRRRSTALRPCPARPGLPCPPAERCAAAAPELGAEAAVPRAANGVCNFYVFTRSFICFYFSRSVLRAAGREGRGGKRSRRLAVYSREIGASSERSSRARPRRAAPPPPAGKAAFWFERACDGAAFEIQTLRLKSASTLLAAASGRPRCKAPAVRAGAPRRRLRTASRSSFSRTAARVAPRPPVTVLMGPLARTSVAEEINVLSRPRIPVPAPERVAEGRPALGLRAAREGDALRTDRRS from the exons ATGTGCCGAGGCACCGGGCGCCTGCCGGGGAGCCCCGGAGCCActgggaggctgaggggagccACCCCggctctgtgccagcagctgcaggtctGCATGCCTCCAGGCGGCGAGGGGCTGAGCGCGGATCTCCCATGTCCCAG CTCCTTTCAAGTGTTAAATCCTGACCGCTTTATTGACGCCTCCAGTCCTCCGTTTGATTCTCTGGAAGTCAATATTCGCCGTGTTCCATCATCAAACACAAAGCCGGTAATCAGCTCCATCACTGGGAGCCAACTGCTGCCTTTTAGCAAACACCCCGCCCCGCAGAAGCCCGTTTCG ATAATCAGTGTTTCCAATCGGGCTCTGGACGACGATTCCGCGGGCGGGACGGGACGGCTGCGGCCGGCAGAGCCGAGGCCCCGACATGGCGGAGGCGGCGCTGCACCCTCCTcggccgccagggggcgccgCAACCGCGCGGCGGCGGCAGGGCCCGAACCCGGCGCTCCGCTGCCGCGCCGCCGCCGAAGTACCGCGCTGCGCccctgcccggcccggcccggcctgcCCTGCCCGCCCGCGGAGCGGTGCGCCGCGGCCGCCCCGGAGCTCGGCGCCGAAGCCGCCGTCCCGCGGGCCGCGAACGGTGTTTGTAATTTCTACGTTTTTACACGTtcgtttatttgtttttatttttcgCGCTCCGTGCTCCGCGCCGCGGGACGCGAAGGGCGAGGGGGGAAACGCAGCCGTCGCCTCGCCGTTTACTCGAGAGAAATCGGGGCGAGCAGCGAGAGGAGCTCCCGAGCCCGGCCCCGCCgtgccgccccgccgccgcccgcag GAAAAGCGGCCTTCTGGTTTGAGCGCGCGTGTGATGGCGCTGCCTTCGAAATACAGACGCTCCGGCTGAAATCCGCATCGACGCTTCTCGCTGCAGCCTCGGGGCGTCCGCGCTGTAAGGCTCCGGCCGTTCGTGCCGGCGCACCGAGACGCCGACTCCGGACTGCGTCACGGAGCAGCTTCAGCCGCACCGCCGCGCGCGTAG CACCCCGCCCCCCCGTGACAGTGCTGATGGGCCCGCTGGCACGGACAAGTGTAGCTGAAGAAATTAATGTACTTT CCCGACCCCGGATCCCGGTGCCCGCACCCGAGCGCGTTGCAGAGGGCCGCCCGGCGCTGGGTTTGAGAGCGGCCCGAGAAGGAGACGCCCTTAGGACGGATCGTAGATCGTAG